The Linepithema humile isolate Giens D197 chromosome 2, Lhum_UNIL_v1.0, whole genome shotgun sequence genome has a segment encoding these proteins:
- the LOC105679605 gene encoding CKLF-like MARVEL transmembrane domain-containing protein 4, whose protein sequence is MDQGFPGQHTTTTTVTTTTTTTQPNIRFDPAYARTIPGILKIVQVVLNLLGFICITVSTHSSHSRGGWFNTVAMCGFWFTGILLVLYLFHIIEKFARIPWLKIEFVFCTVWTVFYLLAASLAADYARYTEAFGVAAFFGFCAMVVYGYDAWLKFKAVKSGALAQGQHTPKQVSTVTSPAY, encoded by the exons ATGGATCAAGGATTCCCGGGGCAGCACACCACCACGACCACGGTGACGACCACCACAACGACCACTCAGCCCAACATACGGTTTGATCCGGCGTACGCGAGAACAATACCCGGAATTTTGAAAATCGTGCAAGTG GTACTGAATCTCCTGGGATTTATATGCATAACGGTGTCGACTCACAGTAGTCACAGCCGGGGAGGATGGTTCAATACCGTGGCCATGTGCGGCTTCTGGTTCACGGGAATCCTGCTCGTTCTCTACTTGTTCCACATCATCGAGAAGTTTGCCAGGATCCCGTGGCTTAAAATT GAATTTGTATTCTGCACGGTTTGGACCGTTTTTTACTTGTTGGCCGCTTCCCTCGCAGCTGACTACGCGCGTTACACGGAAGCCTTCGGCGTGGCAGCG TTCTTCGGATTTTGCGCGATGGTGGTGTACGGCTACGATGCTTGGCTGAAGTTTAAGGCGGTGAAGAGCGGAGCTTTGGCACAGGGCCAGCACACGCCGAAACAAGTGTCCACCGTCACCAGCCCGGCGTATTAA